In the Candidatus Tisiphia endosymbiont of Melanophora roralis genome, AATCAGAGTATATTTTACCAGCTGTAACATGATCACGTTTTGTAGTATTAACAGCAGTAAAACGCTCATAATGACCTAGGTCTAAATCAGTTTCTGCTCCATCTTCAGTTACAAAAACCTCTCCATGTTCATTAGGTTGCATAGTACCGGAATCAATATTAAAGTAGGGATCAAGTTTTCTTAAACGCACCCTATATCCATATTCCTGTAACAAGACACCAATAATCCCACTAGCAACACCTTTACCTAATGAAGAAACTACTCCTCCTGTTATAAAAATAAATTTTACTAAGTTATGCATTAAATAATTACTGACCTAAGCTAAAGTTATACATAATATTGGAACTTGACCATTGAAAAGACAAGTACGATTATTGGTTCTTCAAGTTATAATTTACGCTACTATAGGAATAGTATATTGTTGCATTATTAAAATTATAATAATTTTAAATAAGAAAAAGAGGAAATAGTTGCTCTTAGTATCTTTAATATATAAAATCATTGTAATAACTAATATCGGATTTAGTCTCTACTTGCTTTATTACCCAATAGATAAGGGTCGTATGAGATGAATGGCTTATGTATAGTTTGAAGCTAGAGGAATTTCTCCTCTAGCTTGCTTGACTATACATATTATGATGCCTTATAAAGTATCTACCATACTACCACTTGCCCCATCATCTCCCATAGTAGTAACTGCTTTTGATGGTTCATGGCAGACAATTAATAGAGCTTGATCTACTATTTCTGATATCTTAGATTTGTAAGATTCATCTGTTAATTCTTGATATTTAGTACGTAATAATTTATTAAGGTCACTATGTATAGCATTTCCATCTTCTCTTACGCATCTATATTTTTGTGCTTCTATTATAGCGTTTGCTAAAACTCTACACTCATTTAGCTTTAATTTCTGATTATTACTAAACTTTTCATGATCAATAGCATTAATAAGCGTAGATAACCTATCAAATTTATTTTCAGCAATATACTTTATAATTAATGACTTTTCTGCTTCATAAAATGCGATTTTTGACTGAGCGTTTGTGTTGGGATTATCATTAATTAGATTTTCTTCTACCCATTGAGTAATAGGCTCAGGGTTATTAAGAATGCTATGAATAAAAAATCTCGAATGATTTTCCTCTAAAACCATTTGTAAGTTACTTTTAGGCATACAATGTTCTCCTGTAATTTGTTGATATGAAATATATTATACCTTTTAATTTAATAACTATTGATGCAATTACGTTGCAAGCTTAGGTTAATTCATAATTATCTATCAATAGACTCATTATATTTTACATACTCACTATTAATTTGTTCTTTCCACTGGTTATCCAAAGTTATTGTTTTCCCATGACAATCTTTAGTGTTTTTATAATCATTTTGTACTAATTTTAGAAATGCATTGAATATTTCTTTCATCCCTTCTTGACTATCATTTATTGTACATCCTGTTTTTAACCCTTTAAAAGGTATTAGTGAAATTATTATATGAGTAGTAACTTTTTTTTGTAGTATGTCTTTTATAGTGTTATTATCCATGTTTGAACGAAATATTGCATTATCATTGTAACCTTTTCTAGAATTATATTGTAATTCTCTATACAGTTTTCCTTCTTGTATTGAATATTTTGCTGTTGTTGTTCCACTGGCGGAAGGATATACTGCAATAGTATTATGAGCTTCACCTTTTTGTCTAGGTGCCAATACTTTTGTTTCTAATGGTTTAAAATCAAACACTGAGTATAGATGCTTTGCAACGTAAAATTGAAAAATATTATGTAAATTATTATCAAAATCAATTTTTGTATTATATTGGGAATTAGTAGGGTTTACACCTCCTATTTTAACATTAAAATTATATTTAGTATTATATTGATCTTGATATTTATGCATTTCTTCTGTTATGTGGTGAATATTTAGTTTCCCAGATATTAAGGAATTTATAATATCTAATGCTTTCGCTGCTCTTTTAACTATTGATCCCTCATTGTTTACAATTCTAATACGCTCATCATATTGTAGGACGGGATATTTAGTAATTTCAGTGTGAGACTTTATAGTATATTCCTGCTGTTCTAATTTTAATGTTGCTGCTTTTTTTGCATCATCTTTATTTTTATATACACGTATCTCTTCCAATAAAGAATTACCTTCGTCAGGGAAAGCAGCATACTTATCCTGATTAAATAAAGTTAATATTATTCTTGCAATTCCTTCACAAGTCATTGTTATAGTATTAAGGTCATTTGCATCCAGTATTACTTCAGTGAGGTATCTTATACCATAAGTGATATATTTGCTAAATTTAGAACTAAAATCTGTCTTAGCTTTATCTTTTTCGTTTTGAGAAAAATCATTACAATTTATAAATTGTGTTATAAGGGCATCGTCATATATTAAGTAATATTCTCTACTAGTAGTAGATAGTTTAAATATTTCTTGTTCTTCAATTTGCAATGTGGAGTTAGCAACTAGTTTAGAATGTTGCTCAGTAGTTAAACATATTCCGTCTTTAGTGCTGATTATAGGCTTAATAGCTTCTAGTATATTTTCCATATAAGCCATGTAGTCACTTTGCTCTTTCTTTGCTACAACCATTTCCTTAATAGCTTTTTCTATGAAAGCATATGGAGTCACATGTCGCATTTGTTTTGTTGAACTTCCTAGTAGTTTAGGACGTCCTACTATTAAGATTTGATTATCGTTTATATCTTCATTAATTATGATATCTACTAACGCATCTTGACTCATATCTATTTTAAAGAGATGTTCTAAAAACTTATAAATATAAGATTTATGTTTTTTTGTAACAAGTAAAGGATTCATAGGTGTGGAGTGAAATACTTCAGCACTGCTACTACTAGGTAAGTTGGTTGATGAACTAGAAGATTGAGTGGAGATAATGCTTTGCTGACTTATAATACTACTAGATTCTTTTTTGCTTTTTCTATCCATAATTTTGTGTTTGTGTTAAATATAATTCCATATAAAGGCTCACGACGGGCATGTTAACATGTTTTATTTTGGAAAGCAACAAATTTTATAATTTTGTCGATAACAAGCTGATGAAAAATTAACCTACTTAAATCTTAGAAACCATAATATTGGTAGTAGTGGTGGTATCAAGCTACTTAGCAAAGCTTTAGAAAATAATAAAACTCTAACCCACATAAATCTTCGTAATAGTAATATTGACTATGAGGGAGTCAATATAGTGGCGAAGTTTTTGCAAAACAACAACACAGTAACTAGAGTAGATCTAAGCAACAATAAAATTGGTGATATAGGTATGCATAGGCTTGCCGAAGCCCTAGAAAACAATAATACTGTAAGTCACATAGATCTGTGCCACAACGAGATTACTAGTAGGGGGGCTATTCGATTTGCCAAAGTTCTAAAAATAAATAAAAATTTATGTCAAATACAGCTGGCAGCAAATAATATTGCCAAAAATGGGGGATTTAGGCTTGCGGAAAGTTTGGAAAACAATAATAATATAACGGCAATAAACCTTAGTGAAAATCATATTGGAAATTGGGGAGCTGGGGAACTTGCTAGGGTTCTAAGACATAATAACTCTGTAAAATACCTAGATCTTAGAGATATTGATATTGGGGATTGTGGAATAAAGTCGTTAAGTAGTATGTTACGGTATAACGATGCTATAACCCATATTAACCTTGCTGGAAACTATATTTGGTCAGAAGGATCTGAGATACTTAGTAAAGATTTAGAGTATAGTAAAATACATTGAATTAGGTAACAAAAAACATAGAAATAGCTTCGAATAATTTACTAGTTTCTGTTATCTTATTTTTAATCCATTTTTTCATATTAGCCCAAAATTTTTCTATTGGATTTAAGTCTTACTTTTACCCACAAATATAAAATTAAGTATAAACTAATATTGAATTATATACTTAAAATATAAGAAGGGGAAAGAATGAGGAATATGCAAGCGTTATCTAATGCTTACAACTTAGGTAATAAGTGGTTAGAAAGGGAATTTAGGCATGTTAACTTTGGAGATCAAAGGCTTATAAAAAGACTTATTAAAACTAGCTCACTTATAGAAAGCAAAGCTTCTGGTTCAATAAATCAAAGTTGCAGAAGTTGGAAAGAGGCTAAAGGAGCGTATAGATTATTTAGCAATAAAAAATTTGATCCAGCGGGAATTTATTATTCACATTATAAAGAAACACAAGAAAGGATTAAAGGTAATGAGTTTGTATTTTCAGTTCAGGATACAACATACCTAGATTTTGATTCTCATATTAAAACTAAAGGGCTCGGTAGCGTCTCAAAGTCTTATACAAAACATAAAATGGGGCTGATTGTGCATAGTGCCTTGATGTTTACAATGGAAGGATTACCTTTAGGATTATCTTCTCAACAATGTTGGGCTCGTGTTATACGTGAAGAAACTGCACAAGAAAAATCAAGAAGAAAATATATATCTTCTACTGAAGATAAAGAAAGTTATAAGTGGATAGCAGCACTTAAGGACACTATGCATATTATACCTAAAGACACTAAAGTTATAACTATTGGTGACAGAGAAGCAGATATCTTTGAACTATTATGGTCGTGTCAAGAAATGGGTAGTTTGTTTATTGTTCGTAATAGACAAAATAGAAAATTTATTTCTACAGAGGGAGGAAAAACAAATTTGCAAACCCATATAAATCAGATATCAGCAAAGAAAGAAATAGTAATTCAAGTTCCAAAAAAGAACAATGAAGCAGCAAGAATGGCAAATATTGAAATAAAATATATGTCTGGTTTAATACCAATTAGAACCCCTTCATTATATGGTTCAAAAAATACTGAACACAAAATCAGTGATAAAGTAGTGCTCTATGTTGTAAGAGCTAAAGAACAAGTCCCCCCTAAAGGAGTGGAAGCAATTGATTGGCTCTTGCTAACTAATGTTCCTGTCAGTAATTTTGAAGATGCGATTGAAAGGATAAATTGGTAT is a window encoding:
- a CDS encoding IS4 family transposase — protein: MQALSNAYNLGNKWLEREFRHVNFGDQRLIKRLIKTSSLIESKASGSINQSCRSWKEAKGAYRLFSNKKFDPAGIYYSHYKETQERIKGNEFVFSVQDTTYLDFDSHIKTKGLGSVSKSYTKHKMGLIVHSALMFTMEGLPLGLSSQQCWARVIREETAQEKSRRKYISSTEDKESYKWIAALKDTMHIIPKDTKVITIGDREADIFELLWSCQEMGSLFIVRNRQNRKFISTEGGKTNLQTHINQISAKKEIVIQVPKKNNEAARMANIEIKYMSGLIPIRTPSLYGSKNTEHKISDKVVLYVVRAKEQVPPKGVEAIDWLLLTNVPVSNFEDAIERINWYKLRWRIEEYFRVLKSGCKIENSRLATKERLEKLIAIKSIIAFKILYLSKVAISHPQEVCTKILTSQEWQTLYIREHKTISIPEEPPTMKQAIIWLGKLGGFMNRKNDKLPGTMTLWRGYENLTESIEILSIFLSQNCG